A segment of the Symmachiella macrocystis genome:
TCTCTACCGGAGCGGGGATCGATGAGATCCGGCAAACTCTCGTCGACGCGTCTCCTGTCCCGATTGGGACCGTGCCGATCTATCAGGTCGTGCAGAATCTCAACGAATTTTTGGACATGAAGCCGCAAGACATGCTCGACATGGTCGAACATCAGGCCAAGCAGGGCGTCGATTATATGACGCTGCACGCCGGTGTGCTGATCGAGCATTTGTCGCTGACGATGAATCGCATCACGGGAATCGTCAGCCGGGGCGGCTCGCTGTTGGCCCAATGGATGATGCATCACCGCCAACAAAATCCGCTCTACACGCACTTCGAAGACCTGTGCGACATTATGTACCAGTATGACGTCACCTGGAGCATCGGCGACGGATTGCGTCCCGGTTGTCTGGCGGATGCATCGGACAAAGCACAGTTCGCCGAACTCGATACGCTGGGCGAACTGACGAAGCGTGCTTGGGCGAAGAACAACCAAGTCATGATCGAAGGTCCCGGGCATGTGCCGATGGATCAGATTCCTATGAACATGGAACGGCAAATCGAAGTCTGCCACGGCGCGCCGTTTTACGTGCTCGGCCCGTTGGTGATCGACATCTCGCCGGGTTACGACCACATCTCCAGCGCCATCGGTGCTGCCATCGCCGGACAGCACGGCGCTTCGATGCTGTGTTACGTCACGCCCAAGGAACACCTGGGACTGCCTGATGCCAAAGACGTCCGTGAAGGGGTGATCGCCTATAAGATCGCCGCCCACGCCGCCGACGTCGCCCGCCATCGCCCCGGTGCTCGCGATCGGGATGACGCACTTTCCAAAGCACGGTACGAATTCGACTGGAATCGCCAATTCGAACTATCGCTCGATCCCGAGCGGGCTCGCGAAATGCACGACGAGACCTTGCCGCAAGAAACCTTCAAAAGCGCCAAGTTCTGCTCGATGTGCGGCCCCAAGTTCTGCTCGATGCGGATCAACGAGGATATGCGGAAGATGGCACCCGAGGAGTTAACGGAACTCGCCACCAGCGTCGCCGAAGCCGCGAAATAGGCCAGGGGCCGCGTCCTACAGCCGATGCGGGACGACTTGTTAGCAGGGGATCGCACAATGTTGTTTGCCCCTCACCTCGACCCTCTCCCAAAGGGAGAGGGAGAAGTGTGAATCGCACAGCGTCCATAACCCATCCCCCCCTCTCCCTCTGGGAGAGGGGCCGGGGGTGAGGGTTTTCGCGCTACTACAGGCGACCCGACGCACCCCAATCAGGCCGTGGGAACTTCAGCGGCGATAACATCGTCTAAATCCCGATCCGGGATATCGCGCCAGTTGATGACATAGAGCAGGCCCAGCCCTAACAGCAGTTGGATGAGCTGGCAGGCGATGGCGACTTTCTGGCTGTGCGCCTGTGCTAGGTCGACCGCGATTTTTTGGGCCTCCGTTTGAGCGACCTCGAAACCGAGTTTGGCCTTTTCCGATTTGAAGATCGTGTCGGAAACCAAGGCAAAAGTCGTGCTGCCGATGACCGACAACTTCAGCGTGATTCCGTACAAGCCGAAGTATTGCGCGATGTCCTTTTGCGGCGCGACCAGCAACAGTACCTTGCGGCCTGAGGTCCAAATTCCGGCCAAGCCAAATGCTCCCGCGCCCCCCAACGTTAGTAGATACAACGCCGGTGATTTGCCGCCGGTGAGAATGGCGCCGACCAAGCCGACCAGCAGGCACCAGCCTGAGCCGCGCAAGACTTGCAACGGGTGAATCCGGTCCGACAACCAACCACTGAAACTGCCAAACACCAGTGCCAACGAGCAGAGCGCCAGGCCCATGATCATGGCGAACGTGCTGGATTGATCAAACTTCTGGCCGAAGAGAAACAAATCTCCGGCCTCAGCTTGGGCCTTAAAAATGACTTGCGTGAAGGCGGCGAAATACAGAATGGCCGTGTTGAGCACGTCGACCAAAAAGAAATTCCCCAGAAAGAAAAACATCACCGTCCGATGCTGCGGCATCGCGCGAATCGTGCCCCACAAATCGGCGCCTCGCTCACGCACGACCGCCCAGGAGAGCGGCAGACGGTCAATGTGCCGTTTTTCTTTGACGAACAACAAACAGGGAACAGCCGTTAGCAGAAACAGCGCCGCACATACGCCGCACGTCGCCTTGAAGCCCAAATTGAAATACTTGGTGAGCAGCAGCGCGATCAGAATCGTCACGATCGTGCCGGAGTATCCTAGGCCGACCCCCAGGCCTGATATTAAACCCGTCCGTGAGCGCGGCGCTACGGAAGGCAACAGCGCGTTATAAAACACGAGCGAGTTTTGATAAGCGAAGCCGCCGATCGCTAAAAAAGCCAACAGCGCAAACTCGGTCGTCCAGAGGGCCCAACCGAACATCGAGCCGATGCATATGATTGTGAAGACCGTCAAATACAACCGCGTTTGCCCCGTGCGATCGCAGATCGAAGCCATCATCGGGACCGCAAATCCCGAGGCGATCATCGTGAGCGTTTGCGTGACGCCAATGGGGGTATAATACTTGTAAGTGTCGCTGAAATACGGCATCAGCACGTACGTGATCGCAGCGGCGTAAATCGTGTTCGCTAGATCGTAGAGGATCCAACTCCCCGCCGGCAGCCAGTCAATGTGGCGATCCTCCGCAGTCGCGGACGGTGTAGCGGGGGTCGGTTCTCCGGCGGCGTTGGGCACGTGTGGTTGTCCTTTGTTGCGATCAATCCATCAATCGTCATAGCCCAATCCCGCGCAATCGCGGGAATGGCCTCACACGTTACTCTTCAAAATCGTCGCCGTCCAGGCGGTCGCTAGCGTCTTCATCGGTGGAACTTGCCGTCGGCGCCCGATCCGGTGCTCGGCGAAAAACAGCCACCACGTCTTCAATCGGCACAACAAACAGCACGTTGTCCGATTCCAGATCGACTGGAATGGCATGCTTGGGATTGAAGAGCACTTTATCATATTTGCGTACCGGGAAGTCGTCATCGCGTTCAATCTGTGCGCTGACTTCGACAATTCGGCCGGTGATTGTGGGAATCTCCGCTTGATCCGGTAGGACAATTCCCCCTTTGGTGACCTGACGGTTTTCGTCCTTACGGATCAAAATCGTCATTCCCAAAGGTTCTACAAAGTTATCCATTTCGACAACCTCCCTCTACAGTTTTGCCCCGTCATTAGCATTAAGATGAAATACGAGATATCGATGAGCGCTATACTCTATTGTTTCCAATTTTCCAGAATTGGCAAGGGCAGCCATTTTAAGATAGCTGTTGAATGGCAAACGCTACGGGTTTGTCTCGACAGTACGATCCCTGAACGAATCGTCGTATCGAGGTCGCAGCGCTGGAATTGCGCCCAAAGAATGCGACATGCCCGGCCGTTATTAGAGAAAGCGGCATCCCTGCCGAATTGTCCGTCCATGGTCTGAATGCGTGTTAGCGACACTCAAGATTGGGTCGTTTTGGCAGAGGAAGGGGTGACCGAGTAAGTCTAATCACCTTCTCACGAAACGTGCCGGGCATATCAACTGGTGCATGCATAAAAGTTGCTTTTGCGAGGTAGGCGAGGATCAGTCCGCTAAATCTTTAAACAGCGGTCCGAACTCCGGCATCTCACCACGCAAGTAGTCGAGCCAAGCCTGTGGATTCCAGATTTCAACGCAGATCGATGCTCCGACAAGCATGACATCACTGCCGGCCGGCACATCCAGAAACTCGCGAAAGCCTTCCGGAATCACCAACCGCGCTCGATTCGCCAATTTGACGGTTCGCGACCGGGTGGAGAGCAATCGCCCAAAACGTTGGACTTGTTCCCAGCGTTGCTCCATCTTGCCCGCTTGTATCTTCTGCTGTATCAATCCCAGGCCGTCATCAATCCGCTTTTGCCACTCCTCCGCCCGCCACAAGCTAATGCAGCCGTATTGTTCCTTCGTCAGAATCGTTTCACCCGATTCATCGGTGACTGCTGTCGCCATCTCGGCCGGCAAACTGAGCCGGAAACGGTCGTCTAAGGACCGCCGGAATTCGCCGGTGATGAGTTGTGCGGTCGCCAAGGCTGAACTCGCTGACTCGGAAAGGGTGGAAAAACAGGATGCGTAAGCGTTGGTGATCACGCTGACCACGAACGTTTATTCTACTGGGCCTGAAACCCACAATCAACTGGTTGTTAAAGAACGTTTTGGGTCGATTCCCCACATCTGCGGTTAAGATTACCCGTGTGGTACCGATTCTGCAAACGATAAATCGCCAATTTTTTCGTTTATGCGGAAATTTCTACCCAGACGCGCAAAACCCCGCTGCGCGCACCGCCCCTGTACCTTGCCTGGGGGACAATAACGCACGCGGTTTCGCGCGCAGCTGCAGCACCGTACAACACGAGACTATTGTGCGGAATGATGATTGGGGCTGGGTGCCCACTGGCTCTGCCAGTGCAACTTGAGTGGGGCGGGATGCTTGCGAAACACTGGCAGAGCCAGTGGCATCCAGGTCACCTATGTTCAACGACTGACACGCGGCCCACCGTGGGCGGCGTGATCGAGTACAGCTGCGCCGATTACGCTTCGGGAATGCCGAAATCGCTGGCACTTAGTTCGCTGGGTTTTGAGTCGCGGTGGCAGGAATGGCCGGGGACCGGGATCGTTTGATCAACCGGCAATTGCGGATCGTCGGACTGCTCCGGAGAAAGGGCGCGTCCTAATTCGTCGAGGCAATCAACTTCGAGATTCAGCGTTTGTTCATCTTTAGGATCGACCATAAACACCTCCCTAGCGGTGACAAGCATCGCTCGCTACGAACCGAACACTGTGGGCAGACCATAAGATATTTTACCGTCACAAATACGGCAACGAAAGTGCAAACCTCCCCAACAGGGCTGTTGGCAGGACAAATTATCTCAATGCTAACGTCCGCTCTCCCGCCCCCTTCGGTCGTTTACGCCTGCTTGTCGCCCACAATCCGCTCTCTTACGCTATACCGTCGTGTCGATCGGGGGCTATTTGCTACCACCAATTCGGCCAAAAATCCCAGCGACATCAACTGGCCGCCCAGCAGCACAAATGCGATCGAATAGGCCAACAACGGCCGGCCGCCGATCGGGCCGAATCCGAACGCAAACACGTTGGTCAAGATCCACACCAAAGTCAGGTACCCGATTCCCAGACCGCCGATCCCAAAGAACAACAATCCGGTCGCCCCCAGCATGTGCTGCGGTCGTTGGCCAAAACCAGTCAGGAATTTGACCGTCAATAGATCCAAAAACCCTCGCAGAAAACGCCGGACCCCATATTTGGAATGTCCGAATTCCCGCGAACGATGATTCACCGGCAGCTCTGCCACGCGAAAACCTTGCGCATGCGCCAGCACCGGTACGAAGCGATGCAACTCGCCGTACAGTTCGATCTCCTGGGCGACTTGGCTGCGAAAACATTTCACGCCGCAATTGTGATCATGCAGACTCAGCCCGGTCAGTTTGCTGACCATGTAATTGAAGACCTTGCTAGGATATACCTTGTGCCAAGGATCCAGCCGCCGCTGCTTCCAACCATTGACGACGTCATTCCCTTCAGCGAGTTTCTCTAGGAAGCGTGGAATCTCCGCCGGGTCATCCTGCAGGTCGGCATCCATCGACATGATGAATTCCCCGTCCGCCATTTCCAATCCGGCCGAGAGGGCTGCTGCTTTGCCGAAGTTGCGGCGGAAACGAATCGCCCGCACGCGGGGGTCCTGTTCGGCAATTTTCTCGATGACATGCCAGGAATCGTCGGTCGAACCGTCGTCGACAAACACCAGTTCGACATCCAGATTCTCTTGTGCCGCGACGTTGCCGATCTCCGCGTGCAACTGCGGCAGGCTTTCCGATTCGTTCAATACGGGGATCACAATCGATAGCATTACGGCGTCGCTCCCTCTTTATTCTTCGCATCAATCTGTATCTTCGCACCAAACGGCCACAATCCGCCGGCCGCTATCAATTCTCCGATTAACGACACCAACCGCAACAGTAGCGCGACCGCAATCGCTTGTTGCGGGCTGACGTAATTTCTCAGCGATTCGACCACGATCAATTCCCGGACCCCAATCCCGGCCGGTGCGAAAATTGCCACAAACCCACCGGAGATTGCCGCAGCAATAGTGGCGGTCCATAACGGCCAGTCGAGGAGACTGACATCAGCGACGCCGCTGCCGCGAATGATACAGCCCAGCGCCAAACCATGCACGGACCAACCGATGATGACCATCAGCGATCCAACGAACAG
Coding sequences within it:
- a CDS encoding division/cell wall cluster transcriptional repressor MraZ; the encoded protein is MATAQLITGEFRRSLDDRFRLSLPAEMATAVTDESGETILTKEQYGCISLWRAEEWQKRIDDGLGLIQQKIQAGKMEQRWEQVQRFGRLLSTRSRTVKLANRARLVIPEGFREFLDVPAGSDVMLVGASICVEIWNPQAWLDYLRGEMPEFGPLFKDLAD
- a CDS encoding MFS transporter; this encodes MPNAAGEPTPATPSATAEDRHIDWLPAGSWILYDLANTIYAAAITYVLMPYFSDTYKYYTPIGVTQTLTMIASGFAVPMMASICDRTGQTRLYLTVFTIICIGSMFGWALWTTEFALLAFLAIGGFAYQNSLVFYNALLPSVAPRSRTGLISGLGVGLGYSGTIVTILIALLLTKYFNLGFKATCGVCAALFLLTAVPCLLFVKEKRHIDRLPLSWAVVRERGADLWGTIRAMPQHRTVMFFFLGNFFLVDVLNTAILYFAAFTQVIFKAQAEAGDLFLFGQKFDQSSTFAMIMGLALCSLALVFGSFSGWLSDRIHPLQVLRGSGWCLLVGLVGAILTGGKSPALYLLTLGGAGAFGLAGIWTSGRKVLLLVAPQKDIAQYFGLYGITLKLSVIGSTTFALVSDTIFKSEKAKLGFEVAQTEAQKIAVDLAQAHSQKVAIACQLIQLLLGLGLLYVINWRDIPDRDLDDVIAAEVPTA
- a CDS encoding co-chaperone GroES, whose translation is MDNFVEPLGMTILIRKDENRQVTKGGIVLPDQAEIPTITGRIVEVSAQIERDDDFPVRKYDKVLFNPKHAIPVDLESDNVLFVVPIEDVVAVFRRAPDRAPTASSTDEDASDRLDGDDFEE
- the thiC gene encoding phosphomethylpyrimidine synthase ThiC translates to MEPHATEAVAAMTQIERARKGEVTPEMEFVAQRELLAPELIRDEVAAGRMVIPANKVHLAKNLEPMGIGIAAKCKINANIGNSAVTSDAGEELDKLHAAVHYGADTVMDLSTGAGIDEIRQTLVDASPVPIGTVPIYQVVQNLNEFLDMKPQDMLDMVEHQAKQGVDYMTLHAGVLIEHLSLTMNRITGIVSRGGSLLAQWMMHHRQQNPLYTHFEDLCDIMYQYDVTWSIGDGLRPGCLADASDKAQFAELDTLGELTKRAWAKNNQVMIEGPGHVPMDQIPMNMERQIEVCHGAPFYVLGPLVIDISPGYDHISSAIGAAIAGQHGASMLCYVTPKEHLGLPDAKDVREGVIAYKIAAHAADVARHRPGARDRDDALSKARYEFDWNRQFELSLDPERAREMHDETLPQETFKSAKFCSMCGPKFCSMRINEDMRKMAPEELTELATSVAEAAK
- a CDS encoding glycosyltransferase family 2 protein, with amino-acid sequence MLSIVIPVLNESESLPQLHAEIGNVAAQENLDVELVFVDDGSTDDSWHVIEKIAEQDPRVRAIRFRRNFGKAAALSAGLEMADGEFIMSMDADLQDDPAEIPRFLEKLAEGNDVVNGWKQRRLDPWHKVYPSKVFNYMVSKLTGLSLHDHNCGVKCFRSQVAQEIELYGELHRFVPVLAHAQGFRVAELPVNHRSREFGHSKYGVRRFLRGFLDLLTVKFLTGFGQRPQHMLGATGLLFFGIGGLGIGYLTLVWILTNVFAFGFGPIGGRPLLAYSIAFVLLGGQLMSLGFLAELVVANSPRSTRRYSVRERIVGDKQA